In Oryza brachyantha chromosome 2, ObraRS2, whole genome shotgun sequence, a single window of DNA contains:
- the LOC102713987 gene encoding uncharacterized protein LOC102713987, with protein MGWAHETVAMEEVLALVRSFVDVLVLAGGSTSSGSAAAWRSGDVKKAFQWALFFEEVFKNLRDIGRYDDSARDLDAALVELTSSPNFPKGIEDLRSKTLSRARELVVKHFLKTTSVDNLGAVLEAVVEMDIDGICPSGERDVCQEYVRSILDMNLSRLMLKRNACDVGHPPSSEICEESLLGNSQILLKELQKKLDTSLCISLAERGLSTLLKSMKNNSFDDAGSTSCTPATAWKTQIIDKFILWKQWRAKCLSYLLNERTIRIISGTKLIFNAPKEQWIGLFGPLKVSADSYQSGLIEVMEICLLGLAARQWNSLIESFMSHTFSFFPISKQYADLRQLLQGTAQDVCEDKLLGFKEIDIFEYVRQSLESKPYILWLLPPVLTAAAMPPWSSLFKIYLVEIDKQFDEAASIDRKCKCRGDGIDQHQNCEITERIQCLYTFHVQRTQLTIQ; from the exons atgggTTGGGCGCACGAGACGGTGGCGATGGAGGAGGTGCTCGCCCTCGTGCGGAGCTTCGTGGacgtcctcgtcctcgccggcggcagcaCCTCGtccggctccgccgccgcctggcgCTCCGGTGACGTCAAGAAGGCCTTCCAGTGGGCGCTCTTCTTCGAGGAG GTTTTCAAGAACCTGCGTGACATTGGTCGGTATGATGATTCCGCAAGAGACCTCGATGCTGCACTCGTTGAACTCACCTCAAGCCCGAATTTCCCCAAG GGTATTGAGGACCTACGGTCAAAAACACTTTCGAGGGCAAGGGAGTTGGTTGTGAAACATTTTCTGAAAACAACGAGTGTGGATAATTTAGGCGCTGTTCTTGAAGCAGTTGTTGAGATGGATATTGATGGCATTTGTCCTAGTGGTGAACGCGATGTGTGCCAAGAGTATGTGCGGTCAATATTGGATATGAATTTGTCTCGTTTGATGCTAAAAAGGAATGCCTGTGATGTTGGACATCCCCCTAGCTCTGAAATTTGTGAAGAATCCTTGTTGGGTAATTCACAGATTCTACTTAAAGAACTACAGAAGAAGCTGGATACATCATTGTGTATTTCTTTGGCTGAGAGAGGGCTGAGCACACTTCTCAAAAGCATGAAAAATAACAGCTTTGATGATGCAGGGAGCACATCGTGCACCCCAGCAACTGCTTG GAAAACTCAAATCATTGACAAGTTTATCCTGTGGAAACAATGGAGAGCAAAGTGTTTGTCATACTTGCTCAATGAACGTACCATTCGGATTATTTCCGGAACTAAATTGATCTTTAATGCTCCCAAGGAGCAGTGGATAGGATTGTTCGGACCATTGAAAGTTTCTGCAGATTCTTATCAGAGTGGTCTCATTGAAGTCATG GAGATATGCTTGTTGGGCTTGGCTGCAAGGCAATGGAACTCATTGATAGAGAGCTTCATGTCACATACTTTTAGTTTCTTTCCTATATCAAAACAGTATGCTGATCTGCGCCAGTTGCTTCAAGGAACAGCTCAGGATGTATGCGAAGACAAGCTTCTTGGTTTCAAG GAGATCGATATTTTTGAGTATGTGAGGCAATCATTAGAGAGCAAACCGTACATATTATGGCTTCTACCTCCAGTTCTTACTGCTGCAGCAATGCCACCATG GTCAAGCTTGTTTAAGATATACCTTGTTGAAATAGATAAGCAATTTGATGAAGCTGCTTCCATAGACCG AAAATGTAAGTGCAGAGGAGATGGAATAGACCAACATCAAAACT gTGAAATCACTGAAAGGATTCAATGTCTCTACACATTCCATGTTCAAAGAACTCAACTAACAATTCAGTAG
- the LOC121053201 gene encoding protein PHOSPHATE STARVATION RESPONSE 1-like, producing the protein MRWTPELHERFVDAVNKLGGSEKATPKAIQKVMKVEGLTIYHVKSHLQKYRTVHHRPELSDGESAKRNGQADEVSSQPMKGMETCEELRAQIGLQKQLHEQLEIQRKLQMQVEEHSKYLAMVIAKQSESLKQLGALPRSLGAPSTQVLDNKETCEGQTGDTDSAEQKSEEHDLEISAK; encoded by the exons ATGCGGTGGACACCTGAGCTCCATGAGCGGTTTGTAGATGCTGTTAACAAGCTTGGTGGAAGTGAAA AAGCTACTCCAAAAGCTATCCAAAAAGTTATGAAGGTTGAAGGCTTAACTATATACCATGTAAAAAGCCATCTACAG AAGTACCGCACAGTTCATCATCGACCTGAACTATCTGATG GTGAATCTGCGAAAAGAAATGGCCAAGCAGATGAAGTTTCCTCTCAGCCCATGAA AGGCATGGAGACTTGCGAAGAATTAAGAGCGCAGATTGGTTTGCAGAAACAACTTCATGAACAACTTGAG ATCCAAAGAAAGCTTCAAATGCAAGTAGAAGAACACAGCAAGTACCTCGCCATGGTGATCGCAAAGCAGAGTGAGAGCCTTAAACAGCTGGGAGCATTACCAAGATCTCTTGGTGCACCATCCACGCAGGTTTTGGATAATAAGGAAACATGTGAGGGACAAACAGGAGACACCGATTCAGCAGAGCAAAAATCTGAGGAACACGATCTCGAAATTTCAGCCAAGTGA